The genomic stretch CCCATCAACGCATCACGCcgccgcctcctcctcctcaccATCCTTCCGTCCCTCCGCCGCCGCCCCACCATCCTCCCTTGGTCCCTCCGTCGCCGCCGCCTCCTCACCATCCTTACGTCCCTCCGCTGCCGCCCCACCATCCTCCCTCGGTCCCTCCGCCGCCGCCCCACCATCCTCCCTCGGTCCCTCCGCCGCCTCCTCCTCACCATCCTTACGTCCCACCATCCCCTATCGTGCCGGTACCGCCCCATCATTTTTCTCCGCCGCCACCACCTAGCATTTTCCCCCCTCCGCCCCCACCGGGACACCACTCATCTGTGATAGTCATTGTCTTCGTCTCCCTCGGAGGACTGTTCCTTCTCGCCTTGCTCGCGGTTGCCTTGTGCTGCTTAGctaagaagagaaagaagaaagagagtgAAGAAATTGATATAGTGAAAGTCGATGAACATTTCACGGTGCATGAAGCCATGGTCTCTGGCCCACAAGCTGTGGTACTCATTGACGAGGATGTGCATATTCAAGAAGATATCATCAAGAATGAAACCGTGGGTAAAGGGTCACATATGAGGTcgaaaaaatttcgtcctcaggCTCTGGACGAGGAACCATCAGCTTCATAGTCCACAAGAGACCATCTTGGCTACAAAAGCTGATCAAATTATATGATATCTGTGAAGAAACTGTGAATTTCCTGTTCTTtctaatttgttaattttatcaAGAATGGTGGAACGAGAATAAAGCCAATGTAATTACGGTTCGAAGATTGTAAAGCAATAAATATTGTGCAAATTTGCAATTATACGAGGAAACTCAAGTAAGGAACAAGGAGTCTTGACGGAGAGATGGACCTGATATATATACAAccatataatattattatccaTCCGTACAAGATCGTTTTTCCCGCCAATACGTCGTCAAAGGTTACATGTGACCTTTATTATTTCCCGTCAGGTTAAGCCCAAAACTGAAATGCATCTTCACGTTGgggtatatgtatgtgtgtatatatacatacatatatgataCAAGAGGTGTAGCATTTGTTATATTcatgtaaataataaataaaaaattttaaataaaagctCAGAGACGCCCTGCCTTCGCACGGTAAGACCCACGTACGACCTCCTTAGTAAAAGTGTAAAAGGTTGACATAGCCAGAGGGGGCTACCAGCTTCCTCGTGGTGGTGGTCGAGGCTAAACGtcaacttttaattaattatttttagaaacaTTTCCAAGACACGATAATGATATCAAAcgtaatattatattatatgatgTATGATTTTCTCGATTCATTATTTgttagtaattaaataatatcaaaaccCCTTTTGATAACGGCTAACCCTTTGACCCATCATTGAATCTTCTCCAAATCCCAATAAAAGTTTTTGAATAGTGCCTATCAACGGTTCACTTAAAATGAGATTTCATTGTCACATATTATAGTTGATAATTACCGTGTGCTATAATCATTTTA from Diospyros lotus cultivar Yz01 chromosome 9, ASM1463336v1, whole genome shotgun sequence encodes the following:
- the LOC127809335 gene encoding protein TRACHEARY ELEMENT DIFFERENTIATION-RELATED 7A-like, with the protein product MASIQNYDPNYFPYFPPAPPNCIPSPPKVAPPHQRITPPPPPPHHPSVPPPPPHHPPLVPPSPPPPHHPYVPPLPPHHPPSVPPPPPHHPPSVPPPPPPHHPYVPPSPIVPVPPHHFSPPPPPSIFPPPPPPGHHSSVIVIVFVSLGGLFLLALLAVALCCLAKKRKKKESEEIDIVKVDEHFTVHEAMVSGPQAVVLIDEDVHIQEDIIKNETVGKGSHMRSKKFRPQALDEEPSAS